The Sphingobacterium bambusae genome includes a window with the following:
- a CDS encoding HNH endonuclease encodes MKNGGAPHKPILLLSIIEQFEQGLFFDEHISIEPQLVATFKALWATLVVTKHDPIFALPFYHMRSEPFWTLVANPGCELWVESKSSMRSFTNLNTALRYAIIDRDLADLLCIPENRAVLRDVLLTAYFPEAAMGRVNLYEPPVATAHMLNESATAYQQNLVELKRQLSTESYQEEVYVRSGLFKREIPRIYHNTCAISGMRVDALTTASMIDACHIVPFSEGYNDTLGNGIALCPNLHRAFDRGLISLSDNYTVLVNKNFVENDRSVFNLRQLEGISIRLPDNVEHHPALENLWEHRRKFGY; translated from the coding sequence ATGAAAAATGGTGGTGCTCCCCACAAACCAATACTGCTGCTAAGCATTATCGAGCAGTTTGAACAGGGATTGTTTTTTGATGAACATATTTCTATAGAACCGCAGCTTGTCGCTACTTTTAAAGCTCTTTGGGCTACCCTCGTCGTTACAAAGCATGACCCCATCTTTGCACTTCCTTTTTATCATATGCGATCGGAACCTTTTTGGACATTAGTTGCTAATCCTGGTTGTGAGCTTTGGGTTGAATCGAAATCTTCCATGCGTAGCTTTACCAATCTAAACACAGCGCTGCGCTATGCTATTATTGATCGCGATTTAGCTGATCTTCTGTGCATACCAGAAAACCGTGCTGTACTCCGCGATGTGCTTCTCACGGCTTACTTTCCAGAAGCAGCAATGGGTCGGGTAAACTTATACGAGCCACCTGTTGCTACGGCACATATGCTGAATGAATCTGCTACTGCATATCAGCAGAACCTCGTTGAACTAAAACGGCAACTTAGCACAGAAAGCTACCAAGAGGAAGTGTACGTGCGCAGCGGGCTATTTAAACGAGAGATACCACGTATTTACCATAACACCTGTGCGATATCGGGTATGCGCGTCGATGCGCTGACTACTGCATCCATGATCGATGCATGCCACATCGTACCTTTTTCGGAGGGATACAATGATACGCTCGGTAACGGTATTGCTCTTTGCCCTAACTTGCATCGTGCCTTCGACCGGGGTCTTATCTCCCTATCTGACAACTACACCGTTCTAGTCAACAAAAATTTTGTTGAAAACGACCGATCGGTGTTTAATCTTCGACAACTTGAGGGTATTAGCATTCGATTACCGGATAATGTTGAACATCATCCGGCTCTAGAGAACCTATGGGAGCATAGACGGAAGTTTGGGTATTAA
- a CDS encoding cysteine desulfurase family protein, translating into MQNDFIYLDNNATTPLDPRVLASMMPYLTDMFGNAASSHKMGRQIKTAVEQARGQVGELLDVNEEDIYFTAGATEAINIALQGIPARAGQAKHIITVQTEHPAVLDTCRYLETIGVEVTYLSVDDTGLIDFEELKQAFQDNTVLVCVMFVNNETGVIQDLTKIADIAHERGALFMTDATQGVGKFPLYVPGKIDILAFSAHKFYGPKGIGGLYVNPYVRLKSLVYGGGHERGLRSGTLNVSGIVGLGKAAEIAQQEILRDEGRISQLRAQLEEALLQIPGTRINGAVENRLSSTSNICFDGVDNEAMLLGLKDICVSNGSACHSLVMEPSHVLLAMGLTKEQANSSIRFSLGRFNTEEEIKHTADAVSNAVARLRAMAF; encoded by the coding sequence ATGCAAAACGACTTCATTTATCTCGATAATAACGCGACTACTCCGTTAGACCCTAGGGTTTTAGCGAGTATGATGCCATATTTGACGGATATGTTTGGCAATGCAGCAAGTAGCCATAAAATGGGTCGGCAGATCAAGACAGCTGTAGAGCAGGCTCGCGGTCAGGTAGGGGAGTTGCTAGATGTCAACGAAGAAGATATTTACTTCACGGCTGGCGCAACCGAGGCTATTAACATCGCTTTACAAGGTATCCCTGCTAGAGCGGGACAGGCCAAGCATATCATTACAGTGCAAACGGAGCATCCTGCCGTGCTAGATACCTGCAGGTATTTGGAAACCATAGGCGTTGAAGTCACTTACCTTTCGGTAGATGACACAGGGTTGATTGATTTCGAAGAGCTAAAACAAGCTTTTCAGGACAACACCGTACTGGTATGCGTGATGTTTGTTAACAACGAGACCGGTGTTATACAAGATTTGACCAAAATAGCGGATATCGCACATGAGCGTGGTGCACTCTTCATGACCGACGCAACACAAGGCGTGGGCAAGTTTCCGCTATATGTACCTGGCAAGATAGATATTTTGGCGTTCTCCGCGCATAAGTTTTATGGACCAAAAGGCATTGGCGGTTTATATGTCAATCCATATGTGCGTTTAAAATCCTTAGTTTACGGTGGTGGGCACGAGCGCGGTTTGCGCAGTGGCACACTAAACGTTTCCGGAATTGTAGGCTTGGGTAAGGCGGCTGAAATTGCGCAGCAAGAGATATTAAGGGATGAAGGGCGTATCAGTCAACTGCGCGCACAGCTGGAAGAAGCGCTTTTGCAGATACCGGGAACGCGAATAAATGGTGCTGTTGAAAATCGACTATCGTCTACCAGTAACATCTGTTTCGATGGGGTAGACAACGAGGCTATGTTGTTAGGGCTAAAAGATATTTGCGTATCCAACGGCTCCGCTTGCCATTCCCTCGTTATGGAACCATCACATGTGTTGTTGGCCATGGGCTTAACGAAAGAACAAGCAAATTCTTCCATCCGGTTTAGTTTAGGTCGGTTTAATACCGAGGAAGAAATCAAACATACCGCGGATGCGGTAAGCAATGCCGTGGCTCGACTACGCGCAATGGCTTTCTAA
- a CDS encoding DUF4007 family protein, protein MGKLSFSGHETFSCKIYWLKKGYDLVKAGKRFTDDDAVVALGVGKNMVTSIRFWLKAFDIVDEEDQVTSFADFIFADGGVDPYLEDTLTLWLLHYQLVKKEKASIYNMVFNQFRRERTEFTKEHLKRFLNRVILEEKATFSSATLDSDIKVFLANYVNQKSSEIEESYNSILQELALVTSFKQLDQDGHLLDWYQFDLQPKQLPIELLLFVVLDNPTYGQSISLSHLANDPSSLGNIFLLTEGSLVSLLKDIPSKYATYTETAGNQVLQLKSKLDKYKILKNYFAQSYANI, encoded by the coding sequence ATGGGGAAATTATCATTTTCAGGGCACGAAACCTTTTCGTGCAAGATATATTGGCTTAAAAAAGGCTATGACCTTGTCAAAGCAGGTAAAAGGTTTACCGACGATGATGCGGTTGTAGCGCTTGGCGTGGGCAAAAATATGGTTACTTCCATTCGCTTCTGGTTAAAGGCTTTTGATATAGTCGACGAGGAAGATCAAGTAACCTCGTTTGCTGATTTTATTTTTGCTGATGGTGGCGTTGATCCCTACTTGGAAGACACGCTAACCTTGTGGTTATTGCATTATCAACTCGTCAAGAAAGAAAAAGCTTCTATCTATAACATGGTGTTTAATCAATTTCGTCGGGAACGTACAGAGTTTACAAAAGAGCACCTCAAGCGTTTTTTAAATCGGGTGATTCTTGAAGAAAAAGCGACATTCAGTTCAGCTACGTTGGATTCCGATATAAAGGTTTTTCTAGCGAATTATGTCAACCAGAAATCCTCCGAAATAGAAGAGTCCTATAACAGCATCTTGCAAGAATTGGCTTTGGTTACAAGCTTTAAGCAACTGGATCAAGATGGTCATCTTTTAGATTGGTATCAGTTTGATCTGCAACCCAAGCAGCTGCCTATAGAGTTGCTCTTGTTTGTTGTTTTGGATAATCCTACCTATGGGCAGAGCATCAGTTTGTCTCATTTGGCAAACGATCCATCGTCTTTGGGTAATATTTTCTTGTTGACCGAAGGTAGCTTGGTCAGCCTATTAAAAGACATACCAAGTAAGTATGCTACCTATACAGAAACGGCCGGTAATCAAGTGTTGCAGTTAAAGAGCAAGCTTGATAAATATAAAATTCTCAAAAATTATTTTGCTCAGTCCTATGCAAACATTTAG